In Epilithonimonas zeae, a single window of DNA contains:
- a CDS encoding hydrogen peroxide-inducible genes activator: MNIQQLEYLIAVDKYKHFGKAAQACFITQPTLSAMIQKFEDELDVKVFDRTTHPIRTTDAGGEIIKEAQKVIDSVMELKNKANFLNNILAGKLNLGIIPTVSSYILPNEIFSFLKKNPQIELNIKEMTTESIIKSLKSGELDAGIISTPYSAADEFYQDFLFNEELMLYSAGQEEGTKKDCFVVPEDIDVNKVWLLEEGNCLRTQFENICHLKENSLKPNNLEFLASNVNTLIQMVDKVGGITILSEMGVQQLSAEQKTKVSRFIKPFPYREMSVIYYKPTYKQKIIDELISEIRTSMEQRLNYYKDPENYTSIKPE; encoded by the coding sequence GTGAACATACAACAACTAGAATATCTAATTGCAGTAGATAAATATAAACATTTTGGTAAAGCTGCGCAAGCTTGTTTTATAACTCAGCCAACACTTAGTGCAATGATTCAGAAATTTGAAGATGAGCTGGATGTGAAAGTTTTTGATAGAACAACGCATCCCATTAGGACGACAGATGCGGGAGGCGAAATCATCAAAGAAGCACAAAAAGTAATCGATTCTGTAATGGAATTAAAAAACAAAGCGAATTTCCTGAATAATATTCTTGCAGGAAAATTGAACCTCGGAATCATCCCGACAGTTTCCAGCTATATTTTACCAAACGAAATTTTTAGTTTTCTAAAAAAGAATCCTCAAATCGAACTGAATATCAAAGAAATGACGACAGAAAGTATCATCAAATCTTTGAAGTCTGGTGAATTGGATGCGGGAATTATTTCTACGCCTTATTCTGCAGCAGACGAGTTTTATCAGGATTTTCTTTTCAATGAAGAGTTGATGCTCTATTCTGCAGGTCAGGAAGAAGGAACAAAAAAAGATTGTTTCGTCGTTCCGGAAGATATTGACGTGAATAAAGTCTGGCTTTTGGAAGAAGGAAACTGCCTGAGAACACAATTCGAGAATATTTGTCATCTGAAAGAGAATTCTTTGAAGCCTAATAACTTAGAATTTTTAGCTTCCAATGTCAATACATTAATTCAAATGGTTGATAAAGTAGGAGGAATTACAATTCTGTCAGAAATGGGCGTTCAACAATTATCAGCGGAACAGAAAACTAAGGTTTCAAGATTTATTAAGCCTTTCCCTTACAGAGAAATGAGTGTGATTTATTATAAACCAACTTACAAGCAAAAAATCATCGATGAGTTGATTTCTGAAATCAGAACATCAATGGAGCAAAGACTTAATTATTATAAAGATCCGGAAAATTATACGAGTATTAAACCTGAATAA
- the metK gene encoding methionine adenosyltransferase: protein MSYLFTSESVSEGHPDKVADQISDALIDHFLAYDKNSKVACETLVTTGQVVLAGEVKSDAYLDVQHIARDVINKIGYTKSEYMFNGDSCGVISAIHEQSPDINQGVDRTLDETDFEARANAQGAGDQGMMFGYATNETENYMPLALDLAHQILKELADLRREGNAIPYLRPDAKSQVTIEYSDDHKPVRIDSIVVSTQHDDFGSEEAMLAKIKKDIIEILIPKVKAKQKPEIQELFNGDIKYHINPTGKFVIGGPHGDTGLTGRKIIVDTYGGKGAHGGGAFSGKDPSKVDRSAAYATRHIAKNLVAAGVADEILVQVSYAIGVAEPCGLYINTYGTSKLDINDGELAKKVQQLFDLRPYAVEKNLKLRNPIYIETAAYGHMGKDYYVADKTFNKGQKNELTLKDLEFFTWEKLDRVEDIKKEFGL, encoded by the coding sequence ATGTCTTATTTATTTACGTCCGAATCAGTTTCTGAAGGGCATCCGGATAAAGTTGCAGATCAGATTTCTGATGCACTTATCGATCATTTCTTAGCTTATGACAAAAACTCAAAAGTAGCTTGTGAAACGCTTGTGACGACTGGTCAGGTTGTTTTGGCTGGAGAAGTGAAGTCTGATGCTTATCTAGATGTACAGCATATTGCGAGAGATGTGATCAACAAAATTGGTTACACGAAAAGCGAATATATGTTCAATGGTGATTCTTGTGGTGTGATTTCTGCGATTCACGAACAGTCTCCGGATATCAATCAAGGTGTTGACAGAACTTTGGACGAAACAGATTTTGAAGCTAGAGCTAATGCTCAAGGTGCTGGGGATCAGGGAATGATGTTCGGTTACGCAACCAACGAAACTGAAAATTATATGCCTTTGGCTTTGGATCTTGCGCATCAAATTCTAAAAGAATTGGCTGACCTTAGAAGAGAAGGAAACGCAATTCCTTACCTTCGTCCAGATGCAAAATCTCAGGTAACCATCGAGTATTCTGACGATCACAAGCCTGTAAGAATCGACAGTATTGTGGTTTCTACGCAGCACGATGATTTCGGAAGCGAAGAGGCGATGTTGGCTAAAATCAAAAAAGATATTATCGAAATTTTAATTCCTAAAGTTAAGGCTAAACAAAAGCCGGAAATCCAGGAATTGTTCAATGGGGATATCAAATATCACATCAATCCAACAGGAAAATTTGTAATCGGTGGTCCTCACGGAGATACAGGTTTGACGGGAAGAAAAATCATCGTTGATACTTACGGAGGAAAAGGTGCTCACGGTGGTGGTGCTTTCTCTGGAAAAGATCCAAGTAAAGTGGACAGAAGTGCCGCTTACGCAACAAGACACATTGCGAAAAATTTAGTTGCTGCAGGTGTTGCGGATGAGATTTTGGTGCAGGTTTCTTACGCAATTGGTGTTGCAGAGCCTTGTGGACTTTACATCAATACTTACGGAACTTCAAAATTGGATATCAATGATGGAGAATTGGCTAAGAAAGTTCAGCAATTGTTTGATCTTAGACCTTATGCAGTTGAGAAAAACCTTAAATTAAGAAATCCTATCTATATAGAAACTGCAGCTTACGGACATATGGGGAAAGATTATTATGTAGCTGATAAAACCTTCAACAAAGGACAGAAAAACGAATTAACTTTGAAAGATCTGGAATTTTTCACTTGGGAGAAACTGGATCGAGTAGAGGATATTAAAAAAGAATTCGGATTGTAA
- a CDS encoding RNA polymerase sigma factor codes for MKTQTDSQLILLYQNGEEKALSTLINKHKKDLFSFIFYKLMDEDLANDIFQDTFIKIIITLKEGRYKEENKFILWAKRIAHNLIIDHYRLQSKNIKISETSYENEEFSIFDIIKEPENNIEDKLIANQINEDLLKMLVMLPDNQQEVIKLRFFDGLSFKEIADHTDTSINTTLGRVRYALINLRKIMDEHKIILTK; via the coding sequence ATGAAAACGCAAACCGATAGCCAACTAATCCTGCTTTATCAGAACGGAGAGGAAAAAGCCCTGTCAACACTAATTAATAAGCACAAGAAAGATCTTTTTTCCTTTATTTTTTACAAATTGATGGATGAAGATTTGGCCAATGATATCTTCCAGGATACTTTTATCAAAATTATTATTACGCTGAAAGAAGGGCGCTACAAAGAAGAAAACAAATTCATTCTTTGGGCCAAAAGAATTGCCCATAATCTGATCATAGATCATTACAGATTACAATCTAAAAATATTAAAATTTCTGAAACTTCTTACGAGAATGAAGAGTTCTCCATCTTTGATATCATCAAAGAACCGGAAAATAATATTGAGGATAAATTAATAGCTAATCAAATAAATGAAGATTTGCTAAAAATGCTTGTGATGTTGCCAGACAACCAACAAGAGGTGATTAAGCTTAGATTTTTTGATGGTTTGAGCTTCAAAGAGATTGCAGATCATACAGATACGAGCATCAATACAACGCTTGGAAGAGTGAGATATGCACTCATTAATTTGAGAAAAATAATGGATGAACATAAAATTATTTTAACAAAATAA
- a CDS encoding YjjG family noncanonical pyrimidine nucleotidase: protein MKNVRHIFFDLDNTLWDHRKNAYLTIQELFKNQDISEKYMIDFEEFHSTYHIINEKLWEQIRDGEIDKEYLRKHRFYDTFLNFGVDDANLAGYFEHHFLDEILKYNELVDGALDLLNYLKDKNYKMHIISNGFQEVTERKCILSEIADFFETITSADSVNIRKPRPEIFEYSLNLAKAEKDESILIGDDWIADVKGAQNFGIDIIFFDVLDENPLEEGLKFVKHLSEIKQYL, encoded by the coding sequence ATGAAAAACGTAAGGCACATTTTTTTTGATCTTGACAATACACTTTGGGATCATCGCAAGAATGCATATTTGACAATACAAGAACTGTTTAAAAATCAGGATATTTCTGAGAAATATATGATAGATTTTGAGGAATTTCACAGCACTTATCACATCATCAATGAAAAACTTTGGGAGCAAATCCGAGATGGAGAAATTGATAAAGAGTATCTAAGAAAACATCGTTTTTACGACACATTCCTGAATTTCGGGGTGGACGATGCCAATCTTGCAGGTTATTTTGAACATCATTTCTTAGACGAAATTCTAAAGTATAATGAGTTAGTTGATGGCGCGTTAGATTTACTTAATTATCTGAAAGACAAAAATTACAAAATGCACATTATTTCCAACGGTTTCCAAGAAGTGACCGAAAGGAAATGTATTTTATCCGAAATTGCTGATTTTTTTGAAACGATTACAAGCGCAGATTCTGTCAACATCAGAAAACCAAGACCAGAAATTTTTGAATATTCTCTTAATCTTGCAAAAGCTGAAAAAGACGAAAGTATTTTAATTGGAGACGATTGGATTGCGGATGTAAAAGGCGCACAAAATTTCGGAATTGATATTATTTTCTTTGATGTTTTGGATGAGAATCCTTTGGAAGAAGGCTTGAAATTCGTCAAGCATTTATCAGAAATCAAACAATATTTATAA
- the trpS gene encoding tryptophan--tRNA ligase, with protein MSRILTGIQATGTPHLGNLLGAIIPAIELSKQAGNESFLFIANLHSLTQIKDAKELKQNTYEIAAAWLACGLDTEKTFFYRQSDIPETCELSWHLSCFFPYQRLTLAHSFKDKADRLQDVNAGLFTYPILMAADILLYDAEIVPVGKDQLQHLEIARDVASRFNNQMGEVLVLPQAELQENTKYVPGTDGHKMSKSRGNIINIFLPEKELKKQVMSIESDSKTLEEPKDPSTDKIFAIYELIATPEQTEELRAKYLAGNYGYGHAKKELLDLILVKFAKERETFTYYMNNLDELEAKLQEGAEKTRVIATETIKRVRKSLGI; from the coding sequence ATGTCTAGAATTTTAACCGGAATACAAGCCACCGGAACCCCACATTTGGGAAATCTTTTGGGAGCCATTATCCCCGCAATTGAATTGTCAAAACAAGCAGGAAATGAGTCTTTTCTTTTCATCGCCAATCTGCACTCTTTAACACAGATCAAAGATGCAAAAGAGCTTAAACAAAACACCTACGAGATTGCTGCAGCTTGGCTTGCCTGCGGACTAGACACAGAAAAAACGTTTTTTTACAGACAAAGCGATATCCCGGAAACTTGCGAGCTCTCTTGGCATTTGTCATGCTTTTTCCCTTACCAAAGATTGACTTTGGCACATTCTTTCAAAGATAAAGCGGACAGGTTACAAGACGTAAACGCTGGACTTTTCACTTATCCAATATTGATGGCAGCTGATATTTTGTTGTACGATGCAGAGATTGTGCCTGTTGGGAAAGACCAATTACAACATTTGGAAATCGCACGTGACGTCGCTTCAAGATTCAATAATCAAATGGGTGAAGTTTTGGTTTTGCCTCAGGCAGAATTGCAGGAAAACACCAAATATGTTCCTGGAACAGACGGACACAAAATGTCTAAATCGAGAGGAAACATCATCAATATTTTCTTACCGGAAAAAGAATTGAAGAAGCAAGTGATGTCTATTGAAAGTGATTCTAAAACTTTGGAAGAACCAAAAGATCCATCAACAGATAAAATTTTTGCTATATACGAATTAATTGCTACTCCTGAACAAACCGAAGAATTGAGAGCAAAATATTTGGCTGGAAATTATGGTTACGGGCACGCTAAAAAGGAACTTTTGGATTTGATTTTGGTGAAATTTGCGAAAGAAAGAGAGACGTTCACTTATTATATGAACAATCTAGATGAGCTGGAAGCAAAATTGCAGGAAGGCGCAGAAAAAACCAGAGTTATCGCCACTGAAACGATCAAAAGAGTTAGAAAAAGTTTGGGAATTTAA
- a CDS encoding SanA/YdcF family protein yields the protein MKILKNLIKIFLLLIVAGFLFIVFANYSIKKESDSFISYSVSELPKVKTAVVLGTNKSLSNGNPNLYFKYRIDAATELYKSGKIESIIVSGDNSVKGYNEPEQMKLDLIANGIPADKIYEDFAGFRTLDSVVRAKEIFGQNKVIFISQKFHNERAVFLAQKFGIEAFGYNAKDVNKYAGLKTNLREYLAKAKAYLDIWFNVEPKFGGEKIEIK from the coding sequence ATGAAAATACTTAAAAACTTAATCAAAATATTCCTGTTGCTTATTGTAGCAGGATTTCTTTTTATCGTTTTTGCCAATTATTCCATCAAAAAAGAAAGCGATTCTTTTATTTCGTATTCGGTTTCTGAACTTCCGAAGGTGAAAACTGCGGTAGTTTTAGGTACCAATAAAAGCCTGAGCAACGGAAATCCCAATCTTTATTTCAAATACCGAATCGATGCTGCCACAGAATTATACAAATCAGGAAAGATAGAATCAATCATTGTAAGCGGTGACAATTCTGTAAAAGGCTATAATGAGCCTGAGCAGATGAAGCTAGACCTTATCGCCAATGGAATTCCTGCGGACAAAATCTATGAAGATTTCGCCGGTTTTAGAACCTTGGATTCTGTTGTGAGAGCGAAAGAGATTTTTGGACAAAACAAAGTTATTTTCATTTCACAGAAATTTCATAATGAACGGGCGGTTTTTTTGGCTCAAAAATTTGGGATAGAAGCCTTTGGATATAATGCAAAAGACGTCAACAAATATGCTGGACTGAAAACCAATCTTCGCGAATATCTCGCAAAGGCAAAGGCTTATTTGGATATTTGGTTTAATGTTGAACCCAAGTTTGGCGGCGAGAAGATTGAAATCAAATAA
- a CDS encoding lipoprotein signal peptidase, which translates to MKKIAAITLLILFIDQFSKIYVKTHFYLGESVNVFGLNWFKMTFVENPGMAYGLHFGGLWGKYALILLRIVLAIGMVVLFKKWLREGASNYLIIPMAMIFAGAIGNVFDGVFYGVIFDSGTFYDAESGRWIDYGGISKLTQFGHGYSDLMKGCVVDMLHFPLVDTTWPEWVPIFGGNRIEFFKYIFNVADSSITLGALFLYIFRKKAFPNGLDF; encoded by the coding sequence ATGAAAAAGATTGCTGCCATTACTCTATTGATACTTTTCATTGATCAATTTTCTAAAATCTACGTTAAAACCCATTTCTATCTTGGAGAAAGTGTGAATGTTTTCGGACTCAACTGGTTCAAGATGACTTTTGTGGAGAATCCTGGAATGGCTTATGGGTTGCATTTCGGAGGCCTATGGGGAAAATATGCTTTGATTCTTTTAAGAATTGTTTTAGCGATTGGAATGGTTGTTCTATTCAAAAAATGGCTGAGAGAAGGCGCTTCCAATTATTTGATTATTCCAATGGCAATGATATTTGCCGGTGCAATAGGTAATGTTTTTGATGGGGTTTTCTACGGTGTAATTTTCGACAGCGGAACTTTTTATGATGCAGAATCCGGAAGATGGATTGATTATGGCGGGATTTCTAAACTGACTCAATTCGGTCACGGTTATTCGGATTTGATGAAAGGTTGCGTTGTTGATATGCTGCATTTCCCTTTGGTTGATACAACTTGGCCAGAATGGGTTCCTATTTTTGGAGGCAACAGAATTGAATTCTTCAAATATATTTTCAACGTTGCGGATAGTTCTATTACGCTTGGTGCATTATTTCTTTATATCTTTAGAAAAAAAGCATTCCCGAACGGATTGGATTTTTAA
- a CDS encoding DUF2683 family protein, whose translation MESIIVHPKNSMELTALKSVLKDMGIEFEKFHTKNNFHNQKTIQKISERKDKKITRNQKPKGL comes from the coding sequence ATGGAATCAATCATTGTACATCCAAAAAATTCTATGGAGCTGACAGCACTGAAAAGTGTTTTGAAAGATATGGGAATTGAGTTTGAAAAATTTCACACGAAAAATAATTTTCATAACCAGAAAACCATCCAAAAAATCAGTGAAAGAAAAGACAAAAAAATTACCCGAAACCAAAAACCAAAAGGATTGTAA
- a CDS encoding DUF6576 domain-containing protein — protein sequence MTFLIIFLLIIVIGFALSRNKSIKNIFNPEKKYYTIDDEYNAKRKDREDEIDKLLGKMGKNGLADLSEKERKRLDELSKK from the coding sequence ATGACTTTTTTAATTATTTTTCTTTTGATTATCGTCATCGGTTTTGCATTAAGCAGAAACAAATCGATTAAAAATATCTTCAACCCTGAGAAAAAATATTATACGATTGATGATGAATATAATGCTAAAAGAAAAGATCGGGAAGACGAAATCGATAAACTCCTTGGAAAAATGGGAAAAAATGGCTTGGCTGATTTGTCCGAAAAAGAACGCAAAAGGCTGGACGAATTGTCTAAGAAATAA
- a CDS encoding TraR/DksA family transcriptional regulator, with product MADEKLRYSDAELQEFKKLIQDKISKAENDLGLIKESFINNQNNGTDDTSPTFKAFEEGAETLSKEQNAILASRQEKFVRDLKHALIRIENKTYGVCRVTGKLIPKERLKAVPHATLSIEAKNMQR from the coding sequence ATGGCAGACGAAAAATTACGATATAGTGATGCTGAACTTCAGGAATTTAAAAAACTGATCCAAGATAAAATTTCAAAAGCTGAGAATGACCTTGGCCTTATTAAAGAAAGTTTTATCAACAATCAAAATAACGGTACAGATGATACTTCACCAACCTTCAAAGCGTTTGAAGAAGGTGCAGAAACGCTGAGCAAAGAACAAAATGCTATCTTGGCATCCAGACAGGAAAAATTTGTTCGTGACTTGAAACACGCTTTGATCAGAATAGAGAACAAAACGTATGGTGTTTGCAGAGTAACAGGAAAACTAATCCCAAAAGAAAGATTAAAAGCAGTACCTCATGCTACTTTGAGTATCGAAGCTAAGAACATGCAAAGATAA
- the ileS gene encoding isoleucine--tRNA ligase → MSKFTEYKNLSLTETAKNIAEFWKNNDTFKKSVELREGQPEFVFYEGPPSANGMPGIHHVMARAIKDIFCRYQTQNGKQVFRKAGWDTHGLPVELGVEKELGITKEDIGKKITIEEYNEACKNAVMRYTDVWNDMTEKIGYWVDMENPYVTYMPKYMETVWWLLKQMYDKGLIYKGYTIQPYSPKAGTGLSSHEVNQPGAYRDVTDTTVVAQFKTLPETLPSFLQGFGNVHFLAWTTTPWTLPSNTALTVGPKIDYVLIKTFNQYTFEPINIVLAKALTGKQFGKKYVEGTDEDFANYTSESKTIPYQILAEFKGADLVGIKYEQLLDYAKPYQNPENAFRVIAGDFVTTEDGTGIVHTAPTFGADDAKVAKEASPEVPPMLVLDENGNPVPLVDLQGKFLSVVNDEIYGFANEYVKSEYLNDEEKNVEFNIQKENLKSIIADLKVYLSVDERIALKLRKENKAFKVEKYVHSYPHSWRTDEPLLYYPLDSWFIKVTDVKDRMFDLNETINWKPKSTGEGRFGNWLKNANDWNLSRSRYWGIPLPIWRTDDKKEEVLIGSVEELYNEIEKSIKAGFQKENPFKGFVIGDMSEENYAKVDLHKNIVDQITLVSASGKPMKRESDLIDVWFDSGSMPYAQLHYPFENKEQVDNNKAFPADFIAEGVDQTRGWFYTLHAIAITVFDSVAYKNVVSNGLVLDKNGQKMSKRLGNAVDPFETLSVYGPDATRWYMISNANPWENLKFDIEGIDEVRRKFFGTLYNTYSFFALYANVDGFKYLESNVENRPEIDRWILSELNLLIKEVKSFYEDYEPTKASRAINTFVNDNLSNWYVRLCRRRFWKGDYSDDKISAYQTLYTCLETIAKLSAPIAPFFMDQLFQDLNKVTGKDLVNSVHLTDFPVADESLIDQDLVEKTHLAQQITSMVFSLRKKENVKVRQPLQKVMIPVLDKKTEEQILAVSELIKQEVNVKELQLINAEEASHLIVKQIKPNFKTLGARLGKDMKTVAGEISNFSSEQIAELEKSGKVEVAGYEITIEDVEISTKDIPGWTVASEGKTTVALDLVLTDELKAEGVAREFINRVQNLRKDKDFELTDRISIQLEESCPYKEEFINNDAYISAEVLSDKIEFVNSLSNYDEIEIDEEQFKVKIEKK, encoded by the coding sequence ATGAGCAAGTTTACCGAATATAAAAATCTTAGCCTTACCGAAACTGCTAAAAACATTGCAGAATTTTGGAAAAATAACGACACTTTCAAAAAATCCGTAGAACTTCGTGAAGGACAACCGGAGTTTGTTTTTTACGAAGGACCGCCTTCCGCCAACGGAATGCCTGGAATTCACCACGTTATGGCAAGAGCGATTAAGGATATTTTTTGCCGTTACCAAACACAAAACGGGAAACAGGTTTTTCGTAAAGCTGGCTGGGACACGCACGGACTTCCTGTAGAATTGGGTGTTGAAAAAGAATTGGGAATTACCAAAGAGGATATCGGGAAAAAAATCACAATCGAAGAATACAACGAAGCTTGTAAAAACGCCGTGATGCGTTACACCGACGTTTGGAACGATATGACCGAAAAAATTGGTTATTGGGTTGATATGGAAAATCCATACGTGACTTATATGCCAAAATATATGGAAACGGTTTGGTGGCTTTTGAAGCAGATGTATGACAAAGGTCTTATCTACAAAGGCTACACCATCCAACCTTATTCACCTAAAGCCGGAACAGGATTATCTTCCCACGAGGTTAATCAACCTGGGGCTTATCGTGATGTGACTGATACGACTGTTGTGGCACAATTCAAGACTTTGCCGGAAACTTTGCCTTCATTTTTACAAGGTTTTGGCAATGTTCATTTCCTGGCCTGGACAACAACGCCTTGGACTTTGCCATCCAATACCGCTTTGACGGTTGGTCCAAAAATCGATTATGTTTTAATTAAGACGTTCAATCAATATACATTTGAGCCGATTAATATTGTTTTAGCGAAAGCCTTAACCGGAAAACAATTTGGAAAGAAATATGTTGAAGGAACCGATGAAGATTTTGCAAACTACACTTCAGAAAGCAAAACAATTCCTTATCAGATTTTAGCTGAATTCAAAGGTGCTGATTTGGTTGGAATCAAATATGAGCAACTTTTAGATTACGCAAAACCTTATCAAAATCCAGAAAATGCTTTCCGCGTAATTGCCGGAGATTTCGTAACAACGGAAGACGGAACGGGAATCGTTCACACAGCACCAACTTTCGGTGCGGACGATGCTAAAGTAGCAAAAGAAGCTTCGCCTGAAGTTCCACCAATGTTGGTTTTGGATGAGAACGGAAATCCGGTTCCTTTGGTAGATTTACAAGGTAAATTTTTATCTGTTGTTAATGATGAAATCTACGGTTTTGCTAATGAATATGTGAAGTCTGAGTATCTCAATGATGAAGAAAAGAATGTTGAATTCAATATTCAGAAAGAGAATTTAAAATCAATTATCGCAGATTTAAAAGTTTATTTATCTGTTGATGAGAGAATCGCACTTAAATTAAGAAAAGAAAACAAAGCTTTCAAGGTTGAAAAATATGTTCACAGTTATCCGCACAGTTGGAGAACCGATGAACCTTTGTTGTATTATCCGTTAGATTCTTGGTTCATCAAAGTCACAGATGTCAAAGACAGAATGTTCGATTTGAACGAAACCATCAACTGGAAACCAAAATCTACTGGTGAAGGCCGTTTCGGAAACTGGTTGAAAAATGCCAACGACTGGAATCTTTCCCGTTCAAGATATTGGGGAATTCCGTTGCCAATCTGGAGAACAGATGATAAAAAAGAAGAGGTTTTAATCGGTTCTGTTGAGGAATTGTACAACGAAATCGAAAAATCCATCAAAGCCGGTTTCCAGAAAGAAAATCCTTTCAAAGGTTTTGTGATTGGCGATATGTCAGAAGAAAACTATGCAAAAGTTGACCTTCACAAAAATATTGTGGACCAAATCACTTTGGTTTCAGCTTCTGGAAAACCTATGAAGCGTGAAAGTGATTTGATTGATGTTTGGTTCGATTCAGGTTCGATGCCTTATGCGCAGTTGCACTACCCTTTCGAAAATAAAGAACAAGTTGACAACAACAAAGCTTTCCCTGCAGATTTTATCGCGGAAGGCGTTGACCAAACACGTGGATGGTTCTATACTTTGCATGCTATTGCAATAACGGTTTTTGATTCTGTAGCTTATAAAAATGTAGTGTCGAACGGTTTGGTTCTTGACAAAAACGGACAGAAAATGTCTAAACGTTTGGGGAATGCTGTTGACCCATTCGAAACGCTTTCTGTTTACGGACCGGATGCAACGCGTTGGTATATGATTTCCAATGCGAATCCTTGGGAAAACCTGAAATTCGACATTGAGGGAATTGATGAAGTGAGAAGAAAATTCTTCGGAACACTTTATAATACTTATTCTTTCTTCGCTTTGTATGCCAATGTTGATGGATTTAAATATCTTGAAAGCAACGTAGAAAATCGCCCGGAAATTGACAGATGGATTTTATCCGAATTAAACTTATTAATCAAAGAAGTAAAATCTTTCTACGAAGATTACGAACCGACAAAAGCATCAAGAGCTATCAATACTTTTGTTAATGACAACTTGTCCAATTGGTACGTGAGATTGTGCAGAAGACGTTTCTGGAAAGGTGATTATTCTGATGACAAAATCTCTGCTTATCAGACTTTATATACTTGTCTTGAAACTATTGCTAAACTTTCTGCGCCAATTGCACCATTCTTTATGGACCAATTGTTCCAGGATTTGAACAAAGTGACAGGCAAAGATTTGGTAAATTCTGTTCACTTGACGGATTTCCCTGTTGCAGATGAAAGTTTGATTGACCAAGATTTGGTTGAGAAAACACATTTGGCTCAACAAATAACTTCTATGGTTTTTTCATTGAGAAAAAAAGAAAATGTAAAAGTTCGTCAGCCACTTCAAAAAGTGATGATTCCTGTTTTGGACAAAAAGACAGAAGAGCAAATTTTGGCAGTTTCAGAATTAATTAAACAAGAAGTTAACGTTAAAGAATTACAATTGATTAATGCAGAAGAAGCGTCGCATCTTATTGTAAAACAGATAAAACCAAATTTCAAAACACTTGGTGCGAGATTAGGAAAAGATATGAAAACGGTTGCTGGAGAGATTTCAAACTTCAGTTCTGAGCAAATTGCTGAACTTGAAAAATCAGGAAAAGTAGAGGTTGCAGGCTACGAAATTACGATAGAAGATGTGGAAATTTCTACGAAAGATATCCCGGGTTGGACTGTTGCAAGTGAAGGAAAAACAACTGTGGCATTAGATTTGGTATTGACGGATGAATTGAAGGCTGAAGGAGTCGCAAGAGAGTTCATCAACAGGGTTCAAAACCTTAGAAAAGACAAAGATTTTGAATTAACGGACAGAATATCAATCCAGTTGGAAGAATCTTGCCCTTACAAAGAAGAATTTATTAACAATGATGCATATATTTCTGCAGAAGTATTGTCGGATAAAATAGAATTTGTAAATTCACTTTCAAATTATGACGAAATAGAGATAGATGAAGAACAATTCAAAGTAAAAATTGAGAAAAAATAA